A window of the Xiashengella succiniciproducens genome harbors these coding sequences:
- the dnaJ gene encoding molecular chaperone DnaJ, whose product MSKRDYYEILGVGKNATAEEIKKAYRKKAIQYHPDKNPGNKEAEEMFKEAAEAYEVLSDPDKRSRYDRYGHSGVGGSAGGGFGGGMSMDDIFSHFGDIFGGFGGFSGFGGSGRSSRRVNKGSNLRVKVSLTLAEIAKGVEKKIKVKKYVSCTHCNGTGAAGGTAYSTCSTCRGTGQVTRITNTILGQMHQTTSCPTCHGEGTVITQSCTHCNGEGLLRQEEIVTIQIPAGVENGMQLSVSGKGNAARRGGINGDLIILIQEEPHPELTRDGSDLIYNLLLSVPDAILGSTVEIPTVEGKVKVKIDSGTQPGKILRLKGKGLPEINSYGQGDLLVKINVFIPKDLTKEEVKLVEKLRESESFSTKQASGQSFFSRMKNMFE is encoded by the coding sequence ATGTCAAAGAGAGATTACTACGAAATACTTGGTGTAGGCAAGAATGCTACTGCTGAGGAGATAAAAAAAGCATATCGCAAGAAGGCTATTCAGTATCACCCTGATAAGAATCCAGGTAATAAGGAAGCCGAGGAGATGTTTAAAGAGGCTGCCGAGGCTTACGAGGTGTTGAGTGATCCTGATAAGCGCAGCCGCTATGACCGTTATGGTCATTCTGGAGTAGGAGGTTCTGCCGGAGGAGGATTTGGTGGTGGCATGAGCATGGATGATATCTTCTCTCACTTTGGTGATATCTTTGGAGGTTTTGGCGGCTTTAGTGGTTTTGGTGGTAGTGGTCGTAGCTCGCGCAGGGTCAACAAAGGGTCAAACCTGCGTGTCAAGGTGAGTCTGACACTTGCTGAGATTGCTAAAGGTGTAGAAAAGAAGATAAAAGTAAAGAAATACGTCAGCTGTACTCATTGTAACGGTACAGGTGCTGCCGGAGGTACTGCATACAGCACCTGTTCCACCTGCCGTGGAACAGGCCAGGTAACTCGTATTACAAATACTATCCTGGGTCAGATGCACCAGACCACCTCCTGTCCTACCTGTCACGGTGAGGGAACTGTAATTACTCAGTCCTGTACGCACTGTAATGGTGAAGGGCTGCTTCGTCAGGAGGAAATCGTTACTATTCAGATACCTGCCGGTGTTGAGAACGGTATGCAACTGTCTGTTTCCGGTAAGGGTAATGCGGCTCGCAGAGGAGGTATTAATGGTGACCTTATCATCTTGATCCAGGAAGAACCGCATCCAGAGTTGACAAGAGATGGAAGTGATCTTATCTATAATCTGTTGCTATCGGTACCTGATGCTATTCTTGGTTCAACTGTTGAAATTCCTACGGTTGAGGGAAAGGTAAAAGTGAAGATAGATAGTGGAACCCAACCGGGTAAAATACTCAGACTGAAAGGTAAAGGACTGCCTGAAATCAACAGTTACGGACAGGGAGACCTGCTTGTCAAGATCAATGTATTTATTCCAAAAGACCTAACCAAGGAAGAGGTCAAGCTTGTTGAGAAACTCCGGGAATCTGAATCTTTTAGCACTAAACAGGCCTCTGGCCAGAGTTTCTTCAGCAGGATGAAGAATATGTTTGAATAA
- a CDS encoding hydrogen peroxide-inducible genes activator, with protein sequence MNIQQLEYVIALDEYRHFVTAANHCNVTQPTLTMQLRKLEEELDIQLFDRSKKPLKPTPEGEIFIKKSRRILKDIKDLYGILDGEKNSVEGVFRLAIVPTLAPYLLPLFLPKFAAEYPDTQLNIEELESELIIKALNEGRLDMAIMATPTGEKDLDETLLFSEAFLFYGPLSHPLLLKDTITASDLDAGQLLLLSEGHCFRNQALKLCGNQTDGSPFNFKYESGSIEALKGLVQRNIGYTLVPELSVGEPDTQYVKRFADPQPSREVSLVYHNSFNRPVLVESVKHAIRESLPAHISKPKEFVRIKWR encoded by the coding sequence ATGAATATTCAGCAGCTCGAGTACGTAATCGCATTAGACGAGTACAGACATTTCGTTACGGCAGCAAATCATTGCAACGTAACTCAGCCGACTCTTACAATGCAGTTGCGTAAGCTTGAAGAGGAACTGGATATTCAATTGTTTGACCGCTCCAAGAAACCGCTGAAACCTACTCCAGAAGGAGAGATTTTTATTAAGAAATCACGCAGGATATTGAAGGATATCAAAGATTTATATGGTATCCTTGACGGGGAGAAAAACAGTGTGGAAGGGGTATTCAGACTGGCAATCGTACCTACCCTTGCTCCCTATCTGCTTCCTTTGTTCCTCCCTAAGTTTGCAGCTGAGTATCCCGATACTCAGCTGAATATCGAGGAACTTGAATCTGAGCTGATAATCAAGGCCCTTAATGAGGGCCGCCTTGATATGGCAATTATGGCCACACCTACTGGGGAGAAGGATTTGGATGAGACACTACTTTTCAGTGAGGCTTTTTTATTCTATGGTCCCTTATCCCATCCTTTGTTACTGAAGGATACTATCACAGCGTCTGATCTTGATGCAGGGCAGCTTCTGCTGTTGAGTGAGGGGCACTGCTTCCGTAATCAGGCTCTTAAGCTTTGTGGAAATCAGACTGATGGTAGTCCCTTCAATTTCAAATATGAGAGTGGCTCAATTGAAGCTCTGAAAGGCCTGGTTCAAAGGAATATTGGTTATACGCTGGTACCCGAACTCTCAGTAGGGGAACCGGATACACAGTATGTCAAACGTTTTGCCGATCCTCAACCTAGCAGGGAGGTGAGCCTCGTTTATCACAATAGTTTTAACCGTCCCGTGCTGGTAGAATCAGTCAAACATGCAATACGGGAAAGTCTGCCTGCTCATATAAGTAAGCCCAAGGAGTTTGTAAGGATAAAGTGGCGCTGA
- the rmuC gene encoding DNA recombination protein RmuC — MENTLLIILVLIAVLNLVINFILLSKGRKQKDNAFVHEISLLLRDELKTNRTELSESLRESRRELAEGLERMSLSLGEKLGQINDSSQKAARENREELAKSLHQFQETFTNNVRDFNELQKQKFDDMARRQDELVKATEQKLEKMRETVDEKLHKTLEERLGQSFKLVSERLEAVQKGLGEMQVLANGVGDLKNVLSNVKTRGLLGEIQLGNILEQIMSSEQYEANVITRKGASEVVEFAIKLPGRDDSGTPVYLPIDAKFPQADYLRLQNAFESGDKSMIDAETKNLVAAIKKSAKDIRDKYLDPPHTTDFGIMFLPVEGLYAEVVRQEDLLVTLQRDYKVIVTGPTTLAAMLNSLQMGFKTLAIQKRSSEVWNVLAAVKGEFAKFGDVLEKARKKLNEADRELDSLVGTRTRMMMSKLKKIEKLPAAGQNALSEGNAGDIFEDDFDETDSPNE, encoded by the coding sequence ATGGAAAATACCCTGCTTATTATACTCGTTCTGATTGCTGTGCTCAACCTTGTGATCAATTTCATACTGCTTTCCAAAGGAAGGAAACAGAAAGATAATGCCTTTGTTCATGAAATCTCACTCCTGCTGCGGGATGAGTTGAAGACCAACAGAACGGAACTCAGTGAGTCTCTGCGTGAAAGTCGCAGGGAACTTGCTGAAGGACTTGAAAGAATGTCGCTGAGTCTAGGCGAAAAACTGGGACAGATCAATGACAGTTCCCAGAAGGCAGCACGCGAAAACCGCGAAGAACTTGCAAAAAGCCTGCACCAGTTTCAGGAAACATTTACAAATAATGTAAGAGACTTCAACGAACTGCAAAAGCAGAAATTCGATGATATGGCGCGTCGGCAAGACGAACTTGTCAAGGCAACCGAACAGAAACTTGAGAAAATGAGGGAGACTGTTGATGAGAAACTCCACAAAACACTTGAAGAACGACTGGGGCAATCCTTCAAACTAGTTAGCGAAAGACTCGAGGCAGTTCAGAAAGGTCTCGGTGAAATGCAGGTACTTGCAAATGGCGTAGGTGATCTCAAGAATGTTCTCTCAAATGTCAAAACCCGCGGCCTGCTCGGTGAGATTCAGCTTGGCAACATCCTTGAGCAGATAATGAGCAGCGAACAGTATGAAGCAAATGTAATCACCAGGAAAGGTGCTTCTGAAGTTGTTGAGTTTGCTATCAAACTACCCGGCAGGGATGACAGTGGAACCCCTGTATATCTGCCTATCGATGCCAAATTCCCACAAGCTGACTACCTACGCCTGCAGAATGCTTTTGAAAGTGGTGATAAGTCCATGATAGATGCAGAAACAAAGAATCTGGTGGCAGCAATCAAGAAAAGTGCAAAAGATATAAGGGACAAATACCTGGATCCGCCACATACTACCGATTTTGGAATTATGTTCCTGCCTGTTGAAGGTCTGTATGCAGAGGTTGTTAGGCAGGAAGATCTTCTTGTGACCCTGCAAAGAGATTATAAGGTTATAGTAACAGGTCCAACGACCCTGGCAGCTATGCTCAACTCCTTGCAGATGGGCTTTAAGACCCTTGCTATACAAAAGCGAAGTAGCGAGGTTTGGAATGTTCTTGCGGCTGTCAAGGGTGAGTTTGCCAAGTTTGGTGACGTCCTTGAAAAGGCCCGTAAAAAACTGAATGAAGCAGACAGGGAACTGGATTCACTTGTCGGGACCCGCACCAGGATGATGATGTCTAAACTAAAGAAGATAGAAAAACTCCCAGCAGCAGGACAAAACGCATTATCTGAAGGAAATGCAGGAGATATTTTCGAAGATGACTTTGATGAAACGGATAGCCCCAATGAGTAG
- a CDS encoding OmpA family protein — translation MKLLRRFALFAMLGAVVLSGCKSMTGAQKGAIIGTVGGAAAGAIIGRTAGNTAVGTAVGATVGGVTGAIIGNKMDKQAEEMKAKVPEATVERVGEGIIVELPNSILFGFDSSTLSAEAKANLDKMITVFSTYPDTDIEIQGHTDNTGAAAYNQTLSEKRAKAVYDYLIAKGVAPARLKVVGYGLTSPKYPNDTEANRALNRRVEFVITANEKMLQEAEAEAARQGK, via the coding sequence ATGAAGTTATTACGTCGATTTGCATTGTTTGCAATGCTTGGAGCCGTTGTTCTTAGCGGTTGTAAGTCAATGACAGGAGCCCAGAAGGGTGCAATCATAGGCACAGTTGGTGGTGCTGCAGCCGGGGCTATAATCGGTCGTACAGCAGGCAATACTGCTGTCGGTACTGCAGTTGGTGCCACCGTTGGTGGTGTTACCGGTGCCATTATTGGTAACAAGATGGACAAACAAGCTGAGGAAATGAAAGCAAAGGTACCTGAAGCTACAGTGGAACGTGTGGGTGAAGGTATTATCGTTGAACTTCCCAACAGCATTCTGTTTGGTTTTGACAGCTCAACCCTCTCAGCAGAAGCTAAGGCCAATCTGGATAAGATGATCACAGTGTTTAGTACTTATCCCGACACTGATATTGAGATTCAGGGTCATACTGACAATACTGGTGCTGCTGCCTACAACCAGACCTTGTCTGAGAAAAGGGCGAAGGCTGTCTACGATTATCTGATTGCCAAGGGGGTAGCTCCTGCAAGACTTAAAGTTGTCGGTTACGGTCTGACCTCTCCTAAGTATCCAAATGATACTGAGGCCAATCGTGCATTAAACCGCAGGGTTGAATTCGTAATTACAGCAAATGAAAAGATGCTTCAGGAAGCAGAAGCTGAAGCAGCCAGACAAGGTAAGTAA
- a CDS encoding SRPBCC domain-containing protein: MAVKDFKTRIKIKADAEDVYAAFTNPFTIELWSGYPAVMPEVAGEEFSMWEGDIAGKILEIEPGQRIVQEWYFGEQEEQSVVTIKFFPKGGTVQVDLFHTNIPEEAYDEICEGWVKYYLGAIKEFLEIDD, translated from the coding sequence ATGGCGGTCAAAGATTTTAAAACACGCATAAAGATCAAGGCTGATGCAGAAGATGTCTATGCAGCCTTTACAAATCCCTTTACTATCGAGCTCTGGTCGGGTTATCCAGCAGTTATGCCAGAGGTTGCCGGCGAGGAGTTCTCAATGTGGGAAGGAGATATTGCAGGCAAGATACTTGAGATAGAACCGGGACAAAGGATAGTCCAGGAATGGTATTTTGGTGAGCAGGAGGAACAGTCTGTTGTTACAATTAAGTTCTTCCCTAAAGGAGGCACAGTTCAGGTGGACCTCTTTCATACAAACATACCTGAAGAAGCGTATGACGAGATCTGCGAGGGATGGGTAAAATACTACCTGGGAGCGATAAAGGAATTTCTTGAGATAGATGATTAA
- a CDS encoding glycoside hydrolase family 43 protein, whose product MVRDHLTRDVYTADAAAHVFEGKIYVYVSHDVDTGVPEDDLGSHFDMMDYHVLSLSEIDGKAVDHGVILDIKDVKWARRQLWDNDVAFKDGKYYMYFPAKDKTDIFRIGVAIADRPEGPFIPQPAPMMGSYSIDPCVFKDDDGTYYMYWGGIWGGQLQRYRNNLAQEVIALPKDNEPALCAKIARLRDDMLEFAEEGKDVVILDENGKPLLQGDNHRRFFEASWMHKHNGVYYFTYSTGDTHKLCYATGDNPYGPFTYRGVLLNPVSGWTTHHSVVQFKGNWYLFFHDVEVSGVTPLRSVRYADLKHLPDGSIETITVNYDKK is encoded by the coding sequence ATGGTTAGAGATCATTTGACGAGAGATGTGTATACTGCTGATGCCGCAGCACATGTGTTTGAAGGGAAGATCTATGTCTACGTATCTCATGACGTAGACACCGGTGTGCCCGAAGATGACCTTGGTTCACACTTCGATATGATGGATTATCATGTGTTATCACTTTCCGAAATAGACGGGAAGGCGGTTGACCATGGTGTAATCCTTGATATTAAGGATGTTAAATGGGCCAGACGTCAGTTGTGGGACAACGACGTAGCATTCAAGGATGGTAAGTATTATATGTACTTCCCTGCAAAGGATAAGACCGATATTTTCAGGATTGGAGTAGCAATAGCTGACCGTCCCGAAGGTCCGTTTATTCCGCAGCCTGCACCGATGATGGGCAGCTACTCTATCGACCCCTGTGTCTTCAAGGATGATGACGGTACTTACTATATGTACTGGGGTGGTATCTGGGGTGGTCAACTTCAAAGGTATCGCAACAACCTGGCTCAGGAAGTAATTGCGCTGCCTAAGGATAATGAACCTGCTCTCTGCGCCAAGATAGCCAGACTGCGTGACGACATGCTCGAATTCGCAGAAGAAGGAAAGGATGTAGTTATCCTCGACGAAAATGGCAAGCCCCTGCTTCAAGGTGACAACCACCGTCGATTCTTCGAAGCATCATGGATGCACAAGCACAATGGTGTATATTACTTCACTTATTCAACAGGTGACACTCACAAACTGTGCTATGCAACAGGTGATAACCCATACGGACCATTCACATACAGGGGTGTATTGCTCAATCCGGTATCCGGGTGGACTACTCACCACTCTGTGGTTCAGTTCAAGGGCAACTGGTACCTGTTCTTCCACGATGTTGAAGTTTCAGGTGTAACACCACTCAGAAGTGTAAGATACGCTGACCTGAAGCACCTGCCTGATGGTTCAATTGAAACAATAACAGTAAACTACGATAAGAAGTAG
- a CDS encoding MFS transporter produces the protein MSNKTQKISVLEKVGYSLGDFSANLIFQTLMTFLAYFYTDVYKIPANAASAIIFAGGMVGAFSTPIMGIIADRTNTRWGKFRPWILWTSIPFGVFSILAFSTPGFGPTGKIIYALCTYILLVLIYAANNLPYSSLSGVLTGDMKERNSISSYRFVAVTLAQFIVQSVLLPLVLILGDGDKAAGFEKVMLAFAIVGTIFFIITFLTTKERILPPKEQKTSVKQDLLDLTKNKPWIMILIATVFIFITLALKGGIYIYYFENYVDNVALAAFLTNIGFNDFINGLNNMLIGMGMSGFEWPEDAASSAFSLFNASGIIMMIIAIAISKPLADKYGKRALFLFAITLAAAAQASFFFVGKENVAAVFILQIVHGFFYGLTIPLLWAMVADVADYSEWKNNRRATAIVFSAMLFGLKAGLAIGGSLVAGILSLYNYNPELAVQSDKAIQGVLMCMSIYPGLTFLVSIIALFFYEIDKKTEVMLEKELSARRANNQ, from the coding sequence ATGAGTAACAAGACACAAAAGATCTCCGTTTTGGAGAAAGTGGGTTACAGCTTAGGCGACTTTTCAGCCAACCTGATCTTTCAGACCCTGATGACTTTCCTTGCCTACTTTTACACAGACGTGTATAAGATTCCGGCAAACGCAGCTTCAGCCATTATTTTTGCCGGCGGTATGGTTGGAGCATTTTCTACCCCGATTATGGGTATTATAGCCGACAGAACCAACACCCGTTGGGGTAAGTTCAGGCCATGGATCCTGTGGACTTCTATACCATTTGGTGTATTCTCAATCCTTGCTTTCAGCACACCCGGTTTCGGACCAACAGGAAAGATAATCTATGCGCTTTGCACCTACATTCTTTTGGTTTTGATTTACGCAGCCAACAACCTTCCTTATTCTTCACTTAGTGGAGTATTGACAGGTGACATGAAGGAACGTAACAGTATTTCTTCATACCGCTTCGTAGCAGTTACACTTGCTCAGTTTATCGTTCAGTCTGTACTGTTACCACTTGTACTTATACTTGGTGATGGTGATAAGGCTGCCGGTTTTGAAAAGGTGATGCTGGCATTTGCAATTGTTGGAACCATCTTCTTTATCATCACCTTCCTAACAACCAAGGAGCGTATTCTTCCTCCCAAGGAACAGAAGACCAGCGTTAAGCAAGACCTTCTTGACCTTACCAAGAACAAGCCATGGATAATGATACTAATCGCTACTGTATTTATCTTCATTACTCTTGCGCTAAAAGGAGGTATCTATATCTACTATTTTGAAAACTATGTTGATAATGTAGCATTGGCTGCCTTCCTGACCAATATAGGCTTTAACGACTTTATCAATGGTCTTAATAATATGCTTATCGGCATGGGTATGAGCGGATTCGAATGGCCAGAAGATGCTGCTTCATCAGCATTCAGCCTTTTCAACGCTTCCGGTATCATTATGATGATTATCGCCATTGCAATTTCTAAGCCTCTTGCTGACAAATACGGAAAGAGAGCCCTCTTCCTGTTTGCAATCACTCTTGCAGCAGCTGCGCAGGCTAGTTTCTTCTTCGTTGGTAAGGAAAATGTAGCCGCAGTATTTATTCTGCAAATCGTTCACGGATTCTTCTATGGTCTTACAATTCCTCTGCTTTGGGCAATGGTTGCTGATGTGGCCGACTACTCAGAATGGAAGAACAATCGTAGGGCAACAGCTATCGTATTCTCAGCTATGCTCTTCGGTTTGAAGGCAGGTCTTGCAATTGGTGGTTCCCTGGTAGCAGGTATCCTGTCACTGTACAACTATAATCCCGAACTTGCAGTTCAAAGCGACAAAGCAATTCAGGGAGTTCTGATGTGTATGAGTATCTATCCGGGACTTACCTTCCTGGTTTCTATCATTGCTCTGTTCTTCTATGAAATAGATAAGAAGACTGAAGTAATGCTGGAAAAAGAACTAAGTGCCAGAAGAGCTAACAACCAATAA
- the hisIE gene encoding bifunctional phosphoribosyl-AMP cyclohydrolase/phosphoribosyl-ATP diphosphatase HisIE, translated as MEIDFSKTADGLVPAIIQDSNTNKVLMLGYMNAEAFDKTLKEGRVTFYSRSRKKLWTKGEESGNFLEVVSAAVDCDKDTLLIKAKPQGPTCHTGADTCWNEANSPDDISFLKELQDFIDKRKAEMPEKSYTTSLFLEGTRKIAQKVGEEAVETIIGAMANDDENFIYEGADLLYHLIVLLTHKGYRIEDLARELKRRHKG; from the coding sequence ATGGAAATAGATTTTTCAAAAACCGCAGACGGACTGGTTCCTGCTATTATTCAGGACAGCAACACAAACAAGGTGCTAATGCTGGGCTACATGAATGCAGAAGCCTTTGATAAGACACTGAAAGAAGGAAGGGTTACCTTCTACAGCCGTTCGCGCAAAAAACTGTGGACCAAAGGCGAAGAGTCGGGCAACTTCCTTGAGGTAGTATCGGCGGCAGTCGACTGCGATAAGGATACACTTCTGATAAAGGCCAAACCTCAGGGTCCGACCTGCCATACAGGTGCAGATACCTGCTGGAATGAGGCCAACAGCCCCGACGACATAAGCTTTCTAAAGGAATTGCAGGACTTTATCGACAAACGCAAGGCCGAGATGCCCGAAAAGTCCTATACCACCTCACTGTTTTTGGAAGGGACCCGCAAGATTGCCCAGAAAGTTGGTGAAGAAGCCGTTGAAACCATTATTGGAGCAATGGCAAATGATGATGAAAACTTTATCTACGAGGGAGCCGACTTGCTCTATCACCTTATCGTACTACTTACACACAAGGGTTACAGGATAGAAGACCTTGCCCGTGAATTGAAAAGAAGACACAAGGGCTGA
- the hisF gene encoding imidazole glycerol phosphate synthase subunit HisF: MLAKRIIPCLDIKDGMTVKGVRFLDLRSVGDPVELAQAYAEQGADELVFLDITASHEGRKTLIDLVRRIARHINIPFTVGGGISTLQDADALLNAGADKISLNSAAVRNPRLIDDMSRGFGSQFVVVAIDAKKEVNTGEWTVTVNGGRIFTEKKLFTWATEAQERGAGEILFTSMDHDGVKEGFANEELAILSESLSIPIIASGGAGKMEHFRDAFIEGKADAALAASVFHFNEIPIPVLKDYLRTEGIVIR, encoded by the coding sequence ATGCTTGCAAAAAGGATTATTCCCTGTCTCGACATCAAGGATGGAATGACCGTCAAGGGGGTTAGATTTCTGGACCTGCGGTCTGTGGGCGATCCTGTCGAACTGGCGCAGGCATATGCCGAACAGGGGGCTGACGAACTTGTATTTCTCGATATAACTGCCTCACACGAGGGCAGAAAGACCCTTATAGACCTTGTAAGACGAATTGCACGGCATATCAATATCCCCTTTACTGTTGGAGGTGGCATCAGCACTCTGCAAGATGCCGACGCCCTGCTGAATGCAGGAGCCGACAAGATCAGCCTCAACTCTGCAGCTGTACGCAATCCCAGGCTGATAGACGATATGTCGCGGGGCTTTGGAAGCCAGTTTGTCGTAGTTGCCATTGACGCAAAAAAAGAAGTCAACACCGGTGAGTGGACTGTAACAGTAAACGGAGGACGAATCTTTACGGAGAAGAAGTTGTTTACCTGGGCCACCGAGGCCCAGGAGCGCGGTGCCGGAGAGATACTTTTTACAAGTATGGATCATGATGGTGTAAAAGAAGGTTTTGCCAACGAGGAACTGGCAATACTAAGCGAGTCTCTGTCCATACCTATAATAGCCTCAGGTGGTGCAGGCAAGATGGAGCATTTCAGAGATGCCTTTATAGAGGGAAAAGCAGATGCGGCTCTTGCAGCAAGTGTATTCCACTTTAATGAGATACCCATACCGGTACTCAAGGACTACCTCAGGACAGAAGGAATTGTGATAAGATAG
- the hisA gene encoding 1-(5-phosphoribosyl)-5-[(5-phosphoribosylamino)methylideneamino]imidazole-4-carboxamide isomerase: MQSTRIELIPAIDLIEGKCVRLSKGDYSTKKIYNEDPLEVALSFENHGIKRLHLVDLDGAKAGRIINHRVLEALASKTSLVIDFGGGLKSSEDLRIAFECGARMVTGGSIAVKNPEEFSSWIDKYGPDRIILGSDVKEGKIAVSGWTETSGLELFDFLGGYISKGVSKTICTDISKDGMLEGPATDLYKSMLDSFPELYLIASGGVSSMKDIDELEEAGVPGVIFGKAIYEGRITLSDLEKRLR, translated from the coding sequence ATGCAGTCGACAAGAATAGAACTGATCCCCGCAATAGACCTGATTGAGGGGAAATGCGTAAGACTTAGCAAAGGGGATTACAGCACAAAAAAAATATACAACGAAGACCCGCTAGAGGTGGCTCTCAGTTTTGAAAACCACGGTATCAAACGACTACACCTTGTAGATCTTGACGGCGCAAAGGCCGGCAGGATTATCAATCATAGAGTTTTGGAGGCTTTAGCCTCCAAAACCTCCCTTGTTATCGATTTTGGTGGTGGACTGAAAAGCAGCGAAGACCTTAGGATAGCCTTTGAATGTGGTGCACGGATGGTTACCGGAGGCAGCATTGCCGTCAAGAATCCTGAAGAGTTTTCCTCATGGATAGATAAGTATGGTCCTGACAGGATTATTCTGGGTTCAGATGTAAAAGAAGGGAAGATTGCTGTTTCGGGCTGGACCGAGACATCGGGACTCGAACTCTTTGACTTCCTGGGTGGTTATATCAGCAAGGGCGTCAGCAAGACCATCTGTACAGATATTAGTAAGGACGGGATGCTTGAAGGGCCTGCCACAGACCTGTACAAAAGCATGCTTGACAGCTTCCCTGAGCTGTATCTTATCGCAAGCGGTGGTGTAAGCAGCATGAAGGACATAGATGAGTTGGAAGAGGCAGGTGTACCAGGTGTAATCTTTGGCAAGGCCATCTATGAAGGACGTATTACTCTTAGCGACCTCGAAAAAAGACTACGTTAA
- the hisH gene encoding imidazole glycerol phosphate synthase subunit HisH: MAKQDIVIIRYNAGNIRSVKNALLRLDIEAEITGDPDRIRKADKVIFPGVGEASTTMTHLNETLLSDLIRELKQPVLGICLGMQLMGSRSEEGDAECLNIFDQPVVRFQLPTPNPDNLKIPHMGWNRIFDLKGDLFDASMEGEYVYFVHSYYVPIGDNTSATTIYINPFSSAMQRDNFFATQFHPEKSGTVGQRIFERFIKL; the protein is encoded by the coding sequence ATGGCTAAACAAGACATTGTAATAATAAGGTACAACGCAGGTAATATCCGCTCTGTCAAGAATGCGCTCTTGCGCCTCGACATTGAAGCAGAAATTACAGGCGATCCGGACAGGATAAGAAAGGCCGACAAGGTGATCTTTCCCGGGGTTGGGGAAGCAAGTACTACAATGACCCACCTCAATGAGACCCTGTTGTCGGATCTTATCAGGGAACTCAAACAACCTGTTCTGGGAATATGTCTTGGTATGCAGCTGATGGGTAGCCGCAGTGAAGAGGGCGATGCAGAATGTCTGAATATCTTCGACCAGCCAGTAGTACGCTTTCAGCTTCCCACACCCAACCCTGACAATCTAAAGATTCCACACATGGGTTGGAACAGGATCTTCGACTTGAAAGGAGACCTGTTTGATGCATCTATGGAAGGTGAGTATGTCTATTTTGTGCACAGCTACTATGTGCCCATTGGCGACAATACCTCAGCTACAACCATTTATATCAATCCCTTCAGCTCGGCCATGCAGCGGGACAACTTCTTTGCCACCCAGTTTCACCCCGAGAAGAGTGGTACAGTCGGTCAGCGAATTTTCGAGCGTTTCATAAAACTGTAA